A stretch of Cicer arietinum cultivar CDC Frontier isolate Library 1 chromosome 5, Cicar.CDCFrontier_v2.0, whole genome shotgun sequence DNA encodes these proteins:
- the LOC101500657 gene encoding amino acid permease 1-like isoform X2: MEVEKGVSSKHYLTSDELDDDGRIKRTGSVLTATTHIITVVVGAGVLALAWAIAQLGWIAGISVMISFSCISIYTYNLIADSYRYPDPVYGNRNYTYMQAVKTYLGGTMHVFCGLIQYTKLAGLTMGYTITTSTSIVAIKKLICFHKNGHEAYCKFSNNPYMIGFGILQILLSQIPNFHKLALLSTVAAITSFGYALIGSSLSLAIVVSGKGKATSLYGTKVGPELSAEDKIWRVFSALGNIALACSYATVVYDIMDILKSCPAENKQMKKANVLGITAMTMLFLLCGSLGYAAFGDHTPGNILTGFGFYEPFWLVALGNVCIIIHMVGAYQ, translated from the exons GGAGCGTGTTGACAGCTACCACACACATAATAACAGTGGTAGTGGGAGCAGGAGTGTTGGCTCTAGCATGGGCAATTGCTCAACTTGGATGGATTGCTGGAATTTCCGTTATGATCTCATTTTCATGCATTTCAATTTACACTTATAATCTTATTGCTGATTCTTATAGATATCCAGATCCAGTTTATGGCAACAGAAACTACACTTATATGCAAGCTGTCAAAACATACTTGG GTGGAACAATGCACGTATTTTGTGGATTGATCCAGTATACCAAACTCGCAGGGCTTACAATGGGATACACTATAACTACCTCTACAAGCATTGT GGctataaagaaattaatttgctTCCATAAAAATGGCCATGAAGCTTATTGCAAGTTTTCAAATAATCCATATATGATAGGTTTTGGGATTCTTCAAATTTTACTGTCTCAAATTCCAAATTTCCATAAGCTAGCATTGCTTTCAACTGTTGCTGCAATTACATCTTTTGGTTATGCTTTAATTGGAAGTAGCCTCTCTCTAGCCATTGTTGTCTCAG GGAAAGGAAAAGCAACAAGTTTGTATGGAACCAAAGTTGGGCCAGAACTATCAGCAGAAGACAAAATTTGGAGGGTTTTCAGTGCTTTGGGAAACATTGCACTTGCTTGCTCTTATGCTACTGTTGTCTATGATATAATG GATATACTAAAGTCATGTCCAGCAGAAAACAAACAGATGAAAAAGGCAAATGTGTTGGGGATCACAGCAATGACAATGCTATTCCTCCTATGTGGTTCACTTGGCTATGCTGCATTTGGTGATCACACACCAGGAAACATCCTCACTGGATTTGGATTTTATGAGCCCTTTTGGTTGGTCGCTTTGGGGAATGTTTGCATTATAATCCACATGGTGGGAGCATATCAG TAG
- the LOC101500657 gene encoding amino acid permease 8-like isoform X1, whose product MEVEKGVSSKHYLTSDELDDDGRIKRTGSVLTATTHIITVVVGAGVLALAWAIAQLGWIAGISVMISFSCISIYTYNLIADSYRYPDPVYGNRNYTYMQAVKTYLGGTMHVFCGLIQYTKLAGLTMGYTITTSTSIVAIKKLICFHKNGHEAYCKFSNNPYMIGFGILQILLSQIPNFHKLALLSTVAAITSFGYALIGSSLSLAIVVSGKGKATSLYGTKVGPELSAEDKIWRVFSALGNIALACSYATVVYDIMDILKSCPAENKQMKKANVLGITAMTMLFLLCGSLGYAAFGDHTPGNILTGFGFYEPFWLVALGNVCIIIHMVGAYQVLAQPLFRIVEMGANIMWPRSNFINKEYPIKNGSITFSINLFRLIWRTIFVIVATIIAMALPFFNEFLALLGAFGFWPLIIFFPIQIHISQKQIKRLSLKWCVLQLLSFVCFLISVAAAVGSIHGISKHVNKYKLFMYKQ is encoded by the exons GGAGCGTGTTGACAGCTACCACACACATAATAACAGTGGTAGTGGGAGCAGGAGTGTTGGCTCTAGCATGGGCAATTGCTCAACTTGGATGGATTGCTGGAATTTCCGTTATGATCTCATTTTCATGCATTTCAATTTACACTTATAATCTTATTGCTGATTCTTATAGATATCCAGATCCAGTTTATGGCAACAGAAACTACACTTATATGCAAGCTGTCAAAACATACTTGG GTGGAACAATGCACGTATTTTGTGGATTGATCCAGTATACCAAACTCGCAGGGCTTACAATGGGATACACTATAACTACCTCTACAAGCATTGT GGctataaagaaattaatttgctTCCATAAAAATGGCCATGAAGCTTATTGCAAGTTTTCAAATAATCCATATATGATAGGTTTTGGGATTCTTCAAATTTTACTGTCTCAAATTCCAAATTTCCATAAGCTAGCATTGCTTTCAACTGTTGCTGCAATTACATCTTTTGGTTATGCTTTAATTGGAAGTAGCCTCTCTCTAGCCATTGTTGTCTCAG GGAAAGGAAAAGCAACAAGTTTGTATGGAACCAAAGTTGGGCCAGAACTATCAGCAGAAGACAAAATTTGGAGGGTTTTCAGTGCTTTGGGAAACATTGCACTTGCTTGCTCTTATGCTACTGTTGTCTATGATATAATG GATATACTAAAGTCATGTCCAGCAGAAAACAAACAGATGAAAAAGGCAAATGTGTTGGGGATCACAGCAATGACAATGCTATTCCTCCTATGTGGTTCACTTGGCTATGCTGCATTTGGTGATCACACACCAGGAAACATCCTCACTGGATTTGGATTTTATGAGCCCTTTTGGTTGGTCGCTTTGGGGAATGTTTGCATTATAATCCACATGGTGGGAGCATATCAG GTGCTAGCTCAACCACTATTTCGTATAGTTGAGATGGGTGCTAACATAATGTGGCCACGttcaaatttcataaataagGAATATCCAATAAAAAATGGCTCAATAACATTCAGTATCAATTTGTTTAGACTAATTTGGAGGACAATATTTGTGATAGTGGCCACAATTATTGCCATGGCACTGCCATTTTTCAATGAGTTTCTTGCCTTACTTGGAGCATTTGGATTTTGGCCACTCATAATTTTCTTCCCAATACAAATACACATTTCTCAGAAACAGATAAAGAGATTATCATTGAAGTGGTGTGTGCTCCAACTATTGAGTTTTGTGTGTTTTCTTATTTCAGTAGCTGCTGCAGTTGGTTCTATTCATGGAATTAGTAAGCACGTCAACAAATACAAACTCTTCATGTATAAACAATAG
- the LOC101500345 gene encoding amino acid permease 1-like, with amino-acid sequence MEVESGVTTPTALLDDDGRPKRTGTVWSASAHIINAVLGTGVLSLPWAMSQMGWALGLSCIFIFAGVTLYTSNLLADCYRSPRTGKRNTTYMDAVKVHLGGKQHVFCGIVQYGNLAGFTIGFIITTSTSIVTILKNICFRKNGFEAPCHFSNNPYMIGIGVVQIILSQIPNFHKLSVLSIVAATMAIGYASIGVGLSFASVIQGNVKSTSFKGSNEGRSSSDIVWNILVAVGNVALASAYTQIAVDIQDSLKSYPPENKVMKKANMIGIFIMTILFTLNACFGYAAFGSNTPGNILMSTGFHKPFWLLELANLFIIIHLLGTFQVMIQPLYHIVEILAVQKWPDSSFVIREIPINIGNNKFSINYFRLVWRTIFVMVVTLLAMAMPFFNDMIALLGAIGFWPTVVYFPIEMYIVKQNIRKGTISWIGLQTLSFFCLLVSLAAGCGAIHGLGQAIAKYKPFMYKA; translated from the exons atGGAAGTTGAATCCGGTGTTACAACTCCAACTGCTCTCCTTGATGATGATGGGAGACCCAAAAGAACTG GTACAGTATGGAGTGCAAGTGCACATATCATAAATGCAGTTCTTGGAACTGGTGTGCTGTCTTTACCGTGGGCCATGTCTCAAATGGGATGGGCCCTTGGCTTATcatgcatttttatttttgctggTGTTACACTCTACACTTCAAATCTTCTAGCTGATTGTTATAGATCACCTCGTACTGGCAAGAGAAACACCACTTATATGGATGCTGTCAAAGTTCACTTAG GTGGAAAACAACATGTATTTTGTGGAATTGTCCAGTACGGCAACCTTGCTGGCTTTACAATTGGCTTCATAATAACTACATCTACAAGTATAGT gACAATACTTAAAAACATTTGCTTCCGCAAGAATGGATTTGAAGCTCCATGTCATTTCTCTAATAATCCATACATGATTGGTATTGGAGTGGTTCAAATAATACTATCTCAAATTCCCAATTTTCACAAATTATCTGTGCTCTCAATCGTAGCAGCTACCATGGCTATCGGATATGCATCCATTGGTGTTGGACTTTCCTTTGCATCAGTTATCCAAG GGAATGTAAAGAGCACATCTTTTAAGGGAAGTAACGAGGGGCGTAGTTCATCAGATATAGTATGGAATATACTTGTTGCAGTTGGAAACGTTGCACTTGCTAGTGCCTACACTCAAATTGCAGTAGATATACAGGATAGTTTGAAGTCATATCCTCCAGAAAATAAAGTGATGAAGAAGGCAAACATGATAGGTATATTCATTATGACTATTTTATTCACCTTGAATGCTTGCTTTGGATATGCTGCATTTGGTTCAAACACTCCTGGTAACATCCTCATGAGCACTGGATTTCACAAACCTTTCTGGCTTTTGGAATTAGCCAATCTCTTCATAATCATTCACCTATTGGGAACATTTCAG GTAATGATCCAACCTTTATATCATATAGTTGAAATACTGGCCGTCCAAAAATGGCCAGACTCAAGTTTTGTAATAAGGGAGATTCCTATCAACATTGGTAATAATAAATTCAGCATCAATTACTTTAGGTTAGTTTGGAGGACTATATTTGTGATGGTGGTCACTCTTTTAGCCATGGCAATGCCTTTTTTCAATGACATGATTGCCCTTCTTGGTGCTATTGGGTTTTGGCCTACAGTGGTTTATTTTCCAATAGAAATGTACATtgtcaaacaaaatattagaaaaGGAACAATTTCATGGATTGGGCTTCAAACATTGAGCTTTTTTTGTTTGCTTGTGTCGTTAGCTGCAGGATGTGGTGCTATTCATGGGTTGGGTCAAGCTATTGCTAAATACAAACCCTTTATGTATAAAGCTTAG
- the LOC101488323 gene encoding amino acid permease 1-like produces the protein MEVESGVTTPTALLDDDGRPKRTGNEWTASAHIINAVIGTGVLSLPWAMAQMGWALGLLSIFIFAAVTLYTSNLLADCYRSPDPVTGKRNTTYMDAVKVHLGGKQHVFCGIIQYANLAGFTIGFVVTTSTSIVTILKNICFRKNGFGAPCRFSNNPYMIGIGVVEIILSQIPNFHKLSVLSIVAATMAFGYASIGVGLSLASVIQGNVKSTSFWGSNKGSSSDIAWNMLVAIGDITLASAYTQIAVDIQDSLKSYPPENKVMKKANMIGIFTMTVFFTLNACSGYAAFGSNAPGNILMSTGFHKPFWLLELANVFIIVHLLGAFQVIIQPLYRIVEIIAVQKWPESSFVTREIPMSIGKIKFSINYFRLVWRTVFVMVVTVLAMAMPFFNDMIALLGALGFWPSVVYFPVEMYIVRQKIRKGTIRWIGLQSLSFFCLLVSLAAACGAIHGLAQAVGKYKPFMYKA, from the exons atGGAAGTTGAATCCGGTGTTACAACTCCAACTGCTCTTCTTGATGATGATGGGAGACCCAAAAGAACTG GGAATGAATGGACTGCGAGCGCACATATCATAAATGCAGTTATTGGGACTGGAGTGCTCTCACTACCATGGGCAATGGCCCAAATGGGATGGGCCCTTGGCTTATTGTCCATTTTTATCTTTGCTGCTGTTACACTTTACACTTCAAATCTTCTAGCTGATTGTTATAGATCACCTGATCCTGTTACTGGCAAAAGAAATACCACTTACATGGATGCTGTTAAAGTTCACTTAG GTGGAAAACAACATGTTTTTTGTGGAATTATCCAGTACGCCAACCTAGCTGGCTTTACAATTGGCTTCGTAGTAACTACATCTACAAGTATAGT gACAATACTTAAAAACATTTGCTTCCGCAAGAATGGATTTGGAGCTCCATGCCGTTTCTCGAATAATCCATACATGATTGGTATTGGAGTTGTTGAAATAATACTATCTCAAATTCCCAATTTTCACAAATTATCTGTGCTCTCAATCGTAGCAGCTACCATGGCTTTTGGGTATGCATCTATTGGTGTTGGACTTTCTCTTGCATCAGTTATCCAAG GGAATGTAAAGAGCACATCTTTTTGGGGAAGCAACAAGGGTAGTTCATCAGATATAGCATGGAATATGCTTGTTGCAATTGGAGACATTACACTTGCCAGTGCCTACACTCAAATTGCGGTAGATATACAG GATAGTTTGAAGTCATATCCTCCAGAAAATAAAGTGATGAAAAAGGCAAATATGATAGGCATATTCACTATGACAGTTTTCTTCACTTTAAATGCATGCTCTGGATATGCTGCATTTGGGTCAAACGCTCCTGGTAACATACTCATGAGCACTGGATTTCACAAACCTTTTTGGCTATTGGAATTAGCCAATGTCTTCATAATCGTTCACCTGCTTGGAGCATTTCAG GTAATTATCCAACCTTTATATCGAATAGTTGAAATAATAGCTGTCCAAAAATGGCCAGAGTCAAGTTTTGTAACAAGGGAGATTCCAATGAGCATTGGCAAAATCAAATTTAGCATCAACTACTTTAGGTTAGTTTGGAGGACTGTATTTGTGATGGTGGTGACTGTTTTAGCCATGGCAATGCCTTTTTTCAATGACATGATTGCCCTTCTTGGTGCCCTTGGGTTTTGGCCTTCAGTGGTTTATTTTCCAGTGGAGATGTACATTGTCAGACAAAAGATCAGAAAAGGAACAATTCGATGGATTGGTCTTCAATCATTGAGTTTTTTCTGTTTGCTTGTGTCTTTGGCTGCAGCATGTGGAGCTATTCATGGGTTGGCTCAAGCTGTTGGTAAATACAAACCCTTTATGTATAAGGCTTAG
- the LOC101499796 gene encoding uncharacterized protein, translating to MSKLPLFILKIPFYLFLLLTFILPSKVISQTTNSEETILLTLKRQLGNPPSLQSWKPSPSSPCNWPEIRCIGSTVTELLLPSENITTQKLPSTICDLKNLTKLDLSNNSIAGEFPTWLYNCTNLRYLDLSQNYFAGEIPNDIDRLKTLTYLNLGGNSFIGDIPAATGKLANLQTLHLFQNNFNGTFPKEIGDLSNLETLGLAYNFKLKPMAIPSEFGKMKSLKFMWISQCNLIENIPESFVNLTNLEYLDLSTNNLTGNIPRNLLSLKNLNSLFLYQNRLIGVIPNSVQALNLTNIDLATNNLTGSIPKEFGKLQNLTFLHLYSNQLSGEIPSSLGLIPNLRNFRVFDNKLNGTLPSELGKYSKLVAFEVADNKLVGGLPEHLCDGGALLGVIAFSNNLSGNLPKWLFENCASLTTIQLYNNRFSGEVPLGWWNLTKLSTLMLNDNFFSGQLPTKLSWNMSRLEIRNNNFSGQISVGISSALNMVVFDARNNTLSGEFPNELTSLSQITTLRLDGNQLSGTLPSEIISWQSLSTLTISRNKISGQIPVAMSSLPNLIELDLSENNITGEIPPQLVQLRFIFLNLSSNKLTGNIPDEFDNLAYENSFLNNPQLCAHNEKFNLSSCLAKTTPHSRSYSSSKSKLLALILVVIVVVLLAIASLAFCTLKKHCGKKHCSRKLSTWRLTSFQRLDLTEINIFSSLTDNNLIGSGGFGKVYRVASTCPGEYVAVKKIWNVKEVDDKLEKEFMAEVDILGNIRHSNIVKLLCCYSSENSKLLVYEYMENHSLDKWLHRKKKKTSVSGLSLHVLSWPTRLNIAIGAAQGLCYMHHECSMPIIHRDVKSSNILLDSEFRASIADFGLAKMLAKNGKPYTMSVIAGSFGYIPPEYAYSTKIDEKVDVYSFGVVLLELVTGREPNNGGDNACSLVDWAWQHYSEGKCITDAFDEDIRETSYAAEMTSVFKLGLMCTSTLPSTRPSTKEILQVLRQCSSGSTCNRLATEFDITPLIGNTTYISSYKDSRTVSENEESCLYSV from the exons ATGTCCAAACTACCCCTCTTCATATTAAAAATCCCGTTTTACTTGTTCCTATTACTAACCTTCATTTTACCCTCCAAAGTAATTTCGCAAACCACAAATAGCGAAGAAACAATTCTTCTCACTCTTAAACGTCAACTGGGTAATCCGCCGTCGCTCCAATCATGGAAACCATCACCGTCTTCGCCGTGCAACTGGCCGGAGATCAGGTGCATCGGCAGCACCGTGACGGAGCTTCTCCTTCCGAGCGAAAACATCACAACACAGAAACTCCCGTCCACAATCTGCGACCTCAAGAACCTCACTAAGCTTGACCTCTCCAACAACTCCATCGCCGGCGAGTTCCCGACGTGGCTGTACAACTGCACCAACCTCCGGTACCTCGACCTCTCCCAAAACTACTTCGCCGGCGAAATCCCCAACGACATCGACCGTCTCAAAACACTGACGTACCTTAACCTCGGCGGCAACAGCTTCATCGGGGATATCCCGGCGGCGACCGGAAAACTCGCAAATCTTCAAACGCTTCACCTCTTTCAAAACAACTTCAACGGAACTTTTCCGAAGGAAATCGGAGACTTATCCAATCTCGAAACCTTAGGTTTAGCCTACAACTTCAAACTCAAACCCATGGCGATCCCGTCGGAGTTCGGAAAAATGAAGAGCTTGAAGTTCATGTGGATTTCACAGTGTAACTTGATCGAAAACATTCCAGAAAGTTTCGTGAATCTCACAAATCTCGAATACTTAGATTTATCGACGAACAATTTGACAGGAAACATACCGAGGAATTTGCTTTCGCTGAAGAACTTGAATTCTTTGTTCCTTTACCAGAATAGGTTGATTGGTGTAATACCTAATTCGGTTCAGGCATTGAATTTAACAAACATAGACTTGGCAACTAACAATTTAACTGGTTCAATACCCAAAGAATTTGGAAAGTTGCAGAATTTGACGTTTCTGCACTTGTATTCAAACCAGTTATCTGGTGAAATTCCTAGTAGTTTAGGGTTAATCCCAAATCTGAGAAACTTTAGGGTTTTTGACAATAAGTTGAATGGAACATTGCCTTCAGAATTGGGAAAGTATTCAAAGCTTGTGGCTTTTGAAGTTGCAGATAATAAACTCGTTGGTGGGTTACCAGAACATTTGTGTGATGGCGGTGCTTTGTTAGGTGTGATTGCTTTTTCTAATAATCTCAGTGGAAATTTACCAAAGTGGTTGTTTGAGAATTGTGCTTCTCTTACCACTATTCAGCTTTACAATAATAGATTTTCAGGGGAAGTTCCTTTGGGTTGGTGGAATTTGACTAAATTATCTACTTTGATGTTAAATGATAACTTTTTTTCTGGTCAACTTCCAACTAAATTATCATGGAACATGTCTAGACTTGAGATCAGAAACAACAATTTTTCAGGTCAAATATCTGTTGGAATTTCTTCTGCTTTGAATATGGTAGTTTTTGATGCAAGAAACAACACACTTTCGGGTGAATTTCCAAATGAATTAACGAGTTTATCTCAGATCACTACTCTAAGGCTTGATGGTAATCAACTCTCTGGAACACTTCCATCAGAGATAATATCGTGGCAATCGCTTAGTACTCTAACAATCTCAAGAAACAAAATTTCGGGTCAAATCCCGGTAGCTATGTCTTCTCTTCCTAATCTTATTGAGTTGGATTTGTCTGAAAATAACATAACTGGTGAAATCCCACCACAGCTTGTGCAATTGAGGTTTATTTTTCTCAACTTGTCCTCCAACAAGCTAACAGGGAACATTCCTGATGAGTTTGACAACCTTGCATATGAAAACAGTTTCTTGAACAATCCTCAACTATGTGCTCACAATGAAAAATTCAATCTTTCAAGCTGCTTGGCAAAAACCACACCACACTCCAGAAGCTATTCATCTTCGAAATCGAAACTCCTTGCTCTGATTCTTGTTGTCATTGTCGTTGTGTTGTTGGCCATCGCCTCTTTGGCCTTCTGCACATTGAAAAAGCATTGCGGCAAAAAGCATTGCAGCCGTAAGCTTTCAACATGGAGACTTACCTCATTCCAGAGGCTTGATCTCACCGAAATAAATATATTCTCAAGTTTGACAGACAATAACCTCATAGGAAGTGGAGGGTTTGGGAAAGTTTACCGAGTAGCTTCAACTTGTCCAGGTGAGTAcgtcgcagtgaagaagatttgGAATGTCAAAGAGGTGGATGACAAATTGGAGAAAGAATTTATGGCTGAGGTTGATATTCTGGGAAACATTCGGC ATTCCAATATAGTGAAGCTTTTGTGTTGTTATTCAAGTGAGAACTCCAAACTTCTTGTTTATGAATACATGGAAAACCACAGCCTAGACAAATGGCTTcatagaaagaagaagaaaacatcAGTTTCAGGATTGAGTTTGCACGTGTTGAGTTGGCCAACGAGATTAAACATTGCCATTGGTGCTGCACAAGGCCTTTGTTACATGCACCATGAATGTTCAATGCCAATCATTCACCGAGATGTCAAGTCCAGCAATATACTGCTTGACTCGGAGTTCAGGGCGAGTATTGCAGATTTTGGGCTCGCCAAGATGTTGGCAAAGAATGGCAAACCATACACCATGTCTGTTATAGCAGGGTCTTTTGGATACATTCCACCAG AATATGCATATTCAACCAAGATTGATGAGAAAGTTGATGTGTACAGCTTTGGAGTTGTGCTTCTAGAGCTCGTGACGGGAAGAGAGCCTAACAATGGAGGCGACAATGCATGCAGCCTGGTTGATTGGGCATGGCAGCATTATAGTGAAGGTAAATGCATCACTGATGCCTTTGATGAGGATATCAGAGAAACAAGTTATGCAGCAGAGATGACAAGTGTCTTCAAATTAGGCCTCATGTGCACAAGCACGTTACCCTCCACTAGGCCTTCCACAAAGGAGATTTTGCAAGTTCTTCGTCAGTGTTCTTCAGGTTCTACGTGTAACAGATTGGCAACTGAGTTCGATATTACTCCTCTTATTGGGAATACAACTTACATTTCCAGCTACAAAGATAGTAGAACTGTAAGTGAAAATGAAGAAAGTTGCTTATATAGTGTATAA